A DNA window from Gorilla gorilla gorilla isolate KB3781 chromosome 19, NHGRI_mGorGor1-v2.1_pri, whole genome shotgun sequence contains the following coding sequences:
- the GTF2H2C gene encoding general transcription factor IIH subunit 2-like protein encodes MDEEPERTKRWEGGYERTWEILKEDESGSLKATIEDILFKAKRKRVFEHHGQVRLGMMRHLYVVVDGSRTMEDQDLKPNRLTCTLKLLEYFVEEYFDQNPISQIGIIVTKSKRAEKLTELSGNPRKHITSLKKAVDMTCHGEPSLYNSLSMAMQTLKHMPGHTSREVLIIFSSLTTCDPSNIYDLIKTLKAAKIRVSVIGLSAEVRVCTVLARETGGIYHVILDESHYKELLTHHVSPPPASSSSECSLIRMGFPQHTIASLSDQDAKPSFSMAHLDGNTEPGLTLGGYFCPQCRAKYCELPVECKICGLTLVSAPHLARSYHHLFPLDAFQEIPLEEYNGERFCYGCQGELKDQHVYVCAVCQNVFCVDCDVFVHDSLHCCPGCIHKIPAPSGV; translated from the exons ATGGATGAAGAACCTGAAAGAACTAAGCGATGGGAAGGAGGCTATGAAAGAACATG GGAGATTCTTAAAGAAGATGAATCTGGATCACTTAAAGCTACAATAGAAGACATTCTAttcaaggcaaagagaaaaag AGTATTTGAGCACCATGGACAAGTTCGACTTGGAATG ATGCGCCACCTTTATGTGGTAGTAGATGGATCAAGAACAATGGAAGACCAAGATTTAAAGCCTAATAGACTGACGTGTACTTTAAAG TTGTTGGAATACTTTGTAGAGGAATATTTTGATCAAAATCCTATTAGTCAG attGGAATAATTGTAACTAAGAGTAAAAGAGCTGAAAAATTGACTGAACTCTCAG gaAACCCAAGAAAACATATAACGTCTTTGAAGAAAGCTGTGGATATGACCTGCCATGGAGAGCCATCTCTTTATAATTCCCTAAGCATGGCTATGCAGACTCTAAA aCACATGCCCGGACATACAAGTCGAGAAGTACTAATCATCTTTAGCAGCCTTACAACTTGCGATCCATCTAATATTTATGATCTAATCAAG ACCCTAAAGGCAGCTAAAATTAGAGTATCTGTTATTGGATTGTCTGCAGAAGTTCGCGTTTGCACTGTACTTGCTCGTGAAACTGgtg GCATATACCATGTTATTTTAGATGAAAGCCATTACAAAGAGTTGCTCACACATCATGTTAGTCCTCCTCCTGCTAGCTCAAGTTCTGAATGCTCACTTATTCGTATGG GATTTCCTCAGCACACCATTGCTTCTTTATCTGACCAGGATGCAAAACCCTCTTTCAGCATGGC GCATTTGGATGGCAATACTGAGCCAGGGCTTACATTAGGAGGCTATTTCTGCCCACAGTGTCGGGCAAAGTACTGTGAGCTACCTGTTGAATGTAAAATCTGTG GTCTTACTTTGGTGTCTGCTCCCCATTTGGCACGGTCTTACCATCATTTGTTTCCTTTGGATGCTTTTCAAGAAATTCCCCTAGAAGAATATAATGGAGAAAG attttgttaTGGATGTCAGGGGGAATTGAAAGACCAACAT GTTTATGTTTGTGCTGTGTGCCAAAATGTTTTCTGTGTAGActgtgatgtttttgttcatgATTCTCTACACTGTTGCCCTGGCTGTATTCATAAGATTCCAGCTCCTTCAGGTGTTTGA